Below is a window of Geomonas oryzisoli DNA.
ACTTCTCCACCAGCGGCATGATCTGGCGGCTCACTTCGGCCCCGGCCACCCGCGCCCCGTACGCCTTGAGGAGCTCGTCGAGCACCCGGTAGGCGATCACGGTGAGGATGGTGATGTTCACCACGAACAGAAGCCCGGCGGCCGCGATACCGACCTTGTCGTGCAGCGGCAGGCGCTTGATGGCCAGGTACAGACCGGCGCAGTTGACCAGCAGCATGGCGGGTCCGGAAACCCGCTCAAGGATCCTGTCGTCGAGATCCGTCTCCGTGACGGCGCAGAGGCGGGTGCCGATCTTGGCGATCAGCACCTGCAACAGCCTGGAGAGGAGGTAGAAGACGGCGATGATCGCGACGGAAATCAGCGCCTGCTTGGCCCAGAAGAGATAGAACGGGTCCATCTCGTCCGGTCTCAGGTAGTAGAGGAGGTTATCCACCAAAGACCCTCGTGAAAATGGTGTCGACGTGCTTCATGTGGTAGCCGAGGTCGAACGCTTCCTTGATCTCCTCGGCGGGGAGGAACGAGGTCACTTCCTCGTCGTTCAAAAGCTCGGTCTGGAAGTCCTTGCCCTCTTCCCAGACCTTCATGGCGTTTCTCTGCACCAGGGCGTAGGCCTTCTCGCGGGAAGCGCCCGCCTCGGCGAGCTTCAGGAGCACGCGCTGGGAGAAGATCAGGCCGCGCATCTGGTTCAGGTTGCGCATCATGTTTTCCGGGTACACCACCAGGTTCTCGATGAGGCCGATGGCGCGGTTCAGCATGAAGTCCAGGGTGACGGTGGCGTCCGGACCGATGATGCGCTCGACGGAGGAGTGGGAGATGTCACGCTCGTGCCACAGCGGCACGTTCTCGATGGCGGAAAGGGCGTAGCCGCGCATCAGGCGGGCCAGACCGGTCAGGTTCTCGGAAAGGACCGGGTTGCGCTTATGCGGCATGGCGGAAGAGCCCTTCTGCCCCTTGCTGAAGAATTCTTCGGCCTCGAGCACCTCGGTCCTCTGCAGATGCCTGATCTCGACGGCGAACTTCTCGATGGAAGAAGCGATGATGGCGAGGGTGGAGAAGTATTCGGCGTGGCGGTCGCGCTGCAGCACCTGCGTCGAGCAGGGCGCCGGCTTCAGGCCCGCCTTCTTGCAGACGTACTCCTCGACCTGCGGGTCGATGTTGGCGAAGGTGCCGACGGCGCCGGAGATCTTGCCGTAGGAGATGGTCTCGAGGGCAGCTTCCATGCGCTTGAGGTTACGGGCCATCTCGTCGTACCAGAGCGCCATCTTCAGGCCGAAGGTCACCGGCTCGGCGTGGATGCCGTGGGAGCGGCCCATCTGCGGGGTCATCTTGTGCTCAAAAGCGCGGGTCTTGATGACAGCCATGAGGCGCTTGATGTCGGAGATGATCAACTCGCCCGCTTCTTTCAGGAGCATGGCGAAGGAGGTATCGAGGATGTCGGAGGAAGTGAGGCCCAGGTGGACGAAGCGGGAGTCGTCACCGATGTAGTCGGCGACCGAGGTGAGGAAGGCGATGACGTCGTGCTTGACGGTGCGTTCGATCTCGTCGATGCGCGGCACGTCGAAGCTCGCCTTGGCCCTGATGCGGGAGACCGCCTCTTTCGGGATGCGCCCCATCTCGGCATGCGCCTCGCAAGCGTAGATCTCTATCTCGAGCCACTTGGCATAGCGGTTCTCGGGTTCCCAGATGCGGGTCATTTCAGGACGGCTGTAACGTTCGATCACGAATTCTTCCCCCTTGCTGAATTGTCTGATTTTTTTATGGCAAAAACAGGTGCATCCCCTGTAAAGGGGACTGGCT
It encodes the following:
- the purB gene encoding adenylosuccinate lyase, with amino-acid sequence MIERYSRPEMTRIWEPENRYAKWLEIEIYACEAHAEMGRIPKEAVSRIRAKASFDVPRIDEIERTVKHDVIAFLTSVADYIGDDSRFVHLGLTSSDILDTSFAMLLKEAGELIISDIKRLMAVIKTRAFEHKMTPQMGRSHGIHAEPVTFGLKMALWYDEMARNLKRMEAALETISYGKISGAVGTFANIDPQVEEYVCKKAGLKPAPCSTQVLQRDRHAEYFSTLAIIASSIEKFAVEIRHLQRTEVLEAEEFFSKGQKGSSAMPHKRNPVLSENLTGLARLMRGYALSAIENVPLWHERDISHSSVERIIGPDATVTLDFMLNRAIGLIENLVVYPENMMRNLNQMRGLIFSQRVLLKLAEAGASREKAYALVQRNAMKVWEEGKDFQTELLNDEEVTSFLPAEEIKEAFDLGYHMKHVDTIFTRVFGG